A stretch of Bradyrhizobium sp. CCBAU 53338 DNA encodes these proteins:
- a CDS encoding enoyl-CoA hydratase — protein MNDMVLQKLEGGLLTITMNRPERKNALNPEMVAGLVEAARRAADDPEVRAVLFKGAGGSFCVGGDVKSMAAGRAPLPFEVKMANLRRGMEVSRILHQMPKPVVAQLDGAAAGAGLSMALSCDLRIAGESCKITTAFAKVGFSGDYGGTYFLTQLLGSARARELYLTSPVLTAKEAHAIGMVTRVVPDAEIDTAAHELALSLAQGPSIALGYIKRNINNAEHLPLEDCFDGEAIHHTRCSDTEDHKEAAKAFVEKRKPAFKGA, from the coding sequence ATGAACGACATGGTTCTGCAGAAGCTCGAAGGCGGGCTGCTCACCATCACCATGAACCGCCCCGAGCGAAAGAACGCGCTCAACCCCGAGATGGTCGCAGGGTTAGTCGAGGCGGCGCGCCGCGCGGCTGATGATCCCGAGGTGCGGGCGGTGCTGTTCAAGGGCGCCGGCGGCTCGTTCTGCGTCGGCGGCGACGTCAAGTCGATGGCGGCCGGACGCGCGCCGCTGCCGTTCGAGGTGAAGATGGCGAACCTGCGCCGCGGCATGGAGGTCTCGCGCATCCTGCATCAGATGCCGAAACCCGTGGTGGCGCAGCTCGACGGCGCTGCGGCCGGTGCCGGCCTTTCGATGGCACTGTCGTGCGATCTCCGCATTGCCGGCGAATCCTGCAAGATCACGACAGCCTTTGCCAAGGTCGGATTCTCCGGCGATTACGGTGGCACCTATTTCCTGACTCAACTGCTCGGCAGTGCGCGGGCGCGCGAGCTTTATCTTACATCGCCGGTGCTGACCGCGAAGGAGGCGCATGCGATCGGCATGGTGACGAGGGTCGTGCCCGACGCCGAGATCGATACAGCCGCGCATGAGCTGGCGCTGTCGCTGGCGCAAGGACCATCTATCGCGCTCGGCTACATCAAGCGCAACATCAACAACGCCGAGCATCTGCCGCTGGAGGACTGCTTCGACGGCGAGGCGATCCACCACACCCGCTGCAGCGACACCGAGGATCACAAGGAGGCCGCCAAGGCCTTCGTCGAGAAGCGCAAGCCGGCCTTCAAAGGCGCATGA
- a CDS encoding enoyl-CoA hydratase/isomerase family protein yields MTTYKDIGVEKVGHVGSIEIRRPPLNFFDISLINQIADALDEFDRDIEIRASVLSAQGKAFCAGANFGDPARQAQEAQEAEKKAKGDPADSLGPINHLYIQAVRIFRAKKPIVAAVQGAAIGGGLGLAVSADFRVTCPEARFSANFTKLGFHPGFGLTTTLPELIGKNNAELMFYTSRRVTGEEAYKWGLANELVPQDQVKAAAMKLAGEIAECSPLGLLSTRATMRAGLADRVMAATNHELAEQTRLRATEDFKEGVKATEERRVANFRGR; encoded by the coding sequence ATGACCACCTACAAGGATATCGGCGTCGAGAAGGTCGGGCACGTCGGCTCCATCGAGATCCGCCGTCCCCCGCTCAACTTCTTCGACATCTCGCTGATCAACCAGATCGCGGACGCGCTCGACGAGTTCGATCGCGACATCGAGATCCGCGCCTCCGTGTTGTCGGCGCAAGGCAAGGCCTTCTGCGCCGGCGCCAATTTCGGTGACCCCGCGCGACAGGCGCAGGAAGCACAAGAGGCGGAGAAAAAGGCCAAGGGCGATCCGGCCGACAGTCTCGGCCCGATCAATCATCTCTACATCCAGGCCGTGCGCATCTTCCGCGCCAAGAAGCCGATCGTCGCCGCCGTGCAGGGCGCGGCCATCGGCGGCGGATTGGGCCTTGCGGTGTCGGCGGATTTCCGCGTCACCTGCCCGGAAGCCCGCTTTTCCGCGAATTTCACGAAACTCGGGTTCCATCCCGGCTTCGGCCTGACCACGACGCTGCCCGAGTTGATCGGCAAGAACAACGCCGAGCTGATGTTCTACACCAGCCGCCGCGTCACCGGCGAAGAGGCCTATAAATGGGGCCTCGCCAACGAGCTGGTGCCGCAGGACCAGGTGAAAGCGGCCGCGATGAAGCTCGCTGGCGAGATCGCCGAATGCTCCCCGCTCGGCCTCCTCTCCACCCGCGCCACGATGCGCGCCGGCCTCGCCGACCGCGTGATGGCGGCGACCAATCACGAACTTGCCGAGCAGACCCGCCTGCGCGCGACGGAGGATTTCAAGGAAGGCGTGAAGGCCACGGAAGAACGGCGCGTGGCGAATTTTAGGGGACGGTGA
- a CDS encoding acyl-CoA dehydrogenase family protein, with protein MTAALRFDPIRLPEKCEQLRKEVRAFLAEEIAAGTFDPHKPNREDTDVPEFSRKVGAKGWLGMTWPKKYGGQERSFLERYVVTEEMRVANAPTRRFFVADRQSGPVLLKYAPEHIKMDILPRICRGEICFAIGMSEPNSGSDLFAAKTRATKTDGGYLINGTKIWTSSAHIADYMIAIFRTSPPTKENRRHGLTQFLVKMKQPGIKVNPIGQITGQYEFNEVVFTDFFVPDDHVLGEVDGAWKQATSELAYERSGPERFLETYYVLTELVRAVGPNPDTRSAEGIGRLVAQLHTMRRMSVSVAGMLQAGKEPVVEASIVKDIGTVWEQQLPHRVRDLAAFVEETATNRETLERQLDFAIKTAPKLTIQGGTTEVLRGIIARGLGLR; from the coding sequence ATGACCGCAGCTCTCCGTTTCGATCCGATCCGCCTGCCCGAGAAGTGCGAGCAACTGCGCAAGGAGGTGCGCGCCTTCCTCGCCGAGGAGATCGCCGCCGGCACCTTCGATCCGCACAAGCCCAACCGCGAAGACACCGACGTGCCGGAATTTTCCCGGAAAGTCGGCGCCAAGGGCTGGCTCGGGATGACCTGGCCGAAGAAATATGGCGGCCAGGAGCGCTCCTTCCTCGAGCGCTACGTCGTGACCGAGGAGATGCGCGTCGCCAACGCGCCGACGCGTCGCTTCTTCGTCGCCGACCGTCAGAGCGGGCCGGTGCTGCTGAAATACGCGCCCGAGCACATCAAGATGGACATCCTTCCGCGCATCTGCCGTGGGGAGATCTGCTTCGCCATCGGCATGAGCGAGCCGAATTCCGGTTCGGACCTGTTCGCGGCGAAGACGCGCGCGACCAAGACCGACGGAGGCTATCTCATCAACGGCACCAAGATCTGGACCTCGTCGGCGCATATCGCCGATTACATGATCGCGATCTTCCGGACCTCGCCGCCGACCAAGGAAAACCGACGTCACGGCCTGACGCAGTTTTTGGTCAAGATGAAGCAGCCGGGCATCAAGGTGAACCCGATCGGGCAGATCACCGGCCAGTACGAGTTCAACGAGGTGGTCTTCACCGATTTCTTCGTCCCCGACGATCACGTGCTCGGCGAAGTCGACGGCGCCTGGAAGCAGGCGACGTCGGAGCTCGCTTACGAGCGTTCGGGCCCCGAGCGCTTCCTCGAGACTTATTACGTGCTGACCGAGCTCGTCCGCGCGGTCGGCCCTAATCCGGATACGCGCAGCGCCGAAGGCATCGGCCGTCTGGTCGCGCAGCTCCACACCATGCGTCGCATGTCGGTTTCGGTCGCGGGCATGCTGCAGGCCGGCAAGGAGCCGGTGGTGGAAGCTTCCATCGTCAAGGACATCGGCACGGTCTGGGAACAGCAGCTTCCGCACCGCGTGCGCGATCTCGCGGCCTTCGTCGAGGAGACCGCTACCAATCGCGAGACGCTCGAGCGGCAGCTCGACTTCGCCATCAAGACCGCACCTAAACTCACCATCCAGGGCGGCACCACCGAGGTGCTGCGCGGCATCATCGCGCGTGGACTTGGCCTGCGCTAA